CTGCTATTGTACCTGCTATATATCCACCTTCCCACTCTCTAACACCAATTCCACCAACATTTGGTTCTACTCCTTCTTCACTATTTATAACCATATAGAAGGTGTCAGGAAACTGTGGTCCTACCTTCGCTGCCGCATCAAAAAATTGTGTTCCATGGGCAAATACTAAGTCATAACCTTTGGTTCCATAATCCGTAAATACTGCTTCAAAATCTGCTTGTTGTACGCTTTCTATATATTCCATCTTAACACCAAGCTCTTGTTCAACTAACTGTAAACCTTGATATGCCGTAGCATTCCAACCTTGGTCATTAATAGGGCCAGGTAAAATCAGCACTATTTTATATTCATCTTCTTCAGTGATTTCTGGAGTCTCAGCTACTTCATGTGTTTCAGGCGTTTCAGCTGCAGGAGTCTCCGTAGATGCTGGTGGAGCAGCCGGCTCTGTTGCGCATCCAATTAATGATGATAAAGTAAGTACTAAAACTAGAAGTAAAATAATCTTCTTGTTTCTAAACATTCTATAACTCCCCCTCAAATTTTCTAATTATTAATCATACACATTTACCAGATTTTTATATCCACCCCTCCTTCTATTTTTCATAAGGTCTTCCTAAGGCTTTAGGTGCTGAGGTCTTTCCAACTATCCCAGTAACTGCAATAATTGTCAACAGATAAGGGAACATCAATAGGAATTGATATGGAATACTTAATCCTGTCATCTGAATTCTTATCTGTAGTGCATCTGCAAATCCAAATAAAATTGAAGCTAATAATATTCCTTTTGGGCTCCACTTACCAAAAATTACTGCTGCTACTGCAATAAAACCTCTACCTGAAACCATATTGTCTACAAACATATTAAACTGTCCCAAGGATAAAAAACATCCTCCTAAACCTCCTAGGGCACCACTTAGTAGAACACATATTGTTCTTACCTTATCAACTGGAATACCTACTGTATCAGCCGCCATAGGATGTTCACCTACTGTTCTTATATTCAATCCCCAGGATGTTCTATATAATATATAAGCTGAAATTGGTACTAATATGAAAGCAATATATACTAATATTGTTTGCTTAAAAATCACATCACCGATAATTGGTATACTAGACAACAAAGGAATCTCAAGTGATTCAAAGGCGTTTACAGTAATAGGTACTGTTGTAATCCCAAATAAAGCTCTAAAGAAAAAGCTTGTAAGTCCAACGGCCAACAGATTTATTGCCACACCACTAACTATCTGATTAATCTTAATCTTCACAGTTGCATATGCAAATATTGCAGCAATAAGAATCCCACATATAACTGCAAATAACGCTCCCATCCAATAACTTTCTGTATAATATGATCCTACTACTCCAGTAAATGCACCAACTAACATTATCCCTTCAAGTCCAATATTGTTAACCCCTGATAGCTCAGAATACATCCCTCCTAATGCAGCAAAAAGTATTGGTACAGTAAGTCTTATAGAAGCAGATAATAAAGCTATTAAAAATGTGGTACTTAATATATCTTCCATTATTCCGCCTCCTGTTTTTTATTTAATTTGAGTTCTATAATTGGTCTTAATTTATTCCCAAATAGTACTAATAAGATTATTAGAGCCTGTATTATGCTAACTATATTTGCTGGGATTCCAACTCCTCTTTGCATTGCATTAGCACCTGTTTGTAACATCCCCAATAATATAGATGCGGTTACAACACCAATTGGATTCGTATTTCCTAAAAGTGCAGCTGCTATACCATCAAAGCCAACATTTCTAGAGAAATTATCCAATAGTCTATGGTGAATTCCATTAATCTCCGTAAATCCTGCAACCCCTGCTAAAGCTCCACTAATTACCAGGGAAATTATTATATTCTTCTTAATGGAAATCCCTGAATACTCTGCACCATCTGGATTGAATCCCACTGCTCTAAGTCTATAGCCAAAAGGTGTCTTCCATAATATTAGATAGACTAGGGCAGCTAAGATCAAGGCAATAATAAACCCAATATGTAATCGAGTATTAGGTACTATATACGGAAGAAAGGCATTCTCGCCTATTAAATCAGTCTGAGGATAAAACCCACTCGCCTCCCTTAAGGGTTTGTCAACAACATAGCTTACAAGATATTGGGCAATATAGTTTAACATTATAGTTATAATTATCTCACTTGAACCAAATATTCCTTTTAATAATCCAGGAATCAATCCACATATGGCACCAGCAATAATTGAAGCTACTAAACATAATGGAATTGAAATAATAGGACTTAAATGTCCTGTCTTTAAACCCATATACACAGCTGCTATAGCTCCGGCAAACATCTGTCCATCTGCTCCTATATTAAATAATCCTGTTCTATAAGCAAATGTAAATGCTAAACCAGTTAAAATTATTGGAGTAGCTTTAACAAATATTTCAGATATATTGTATATGTTTGTGAAGTTCCCAAATATTAGGTACTTATAAGCTTCAAGTGGATTTACATTAATTATTAGTAATAGAATACTACCTATTAATAATGCTAATAACACAGATAAAATAGGTATTCCTATTGTTAATAGCAAATTATTTGAGGTCCTGAGCATTAGCTTCTTTAGCAATTTACTTCCCTCCCGTCTTTACTACCTGCCATCATCAGTCCAATTCTATTTTCATCGAAGTCTTCCTTATGCACTTCACCAACAATACTTCCTTTATATATAACAGCAATTCTGTCAGATAGTAGATTTATCTCTGAGAGCTCAGTTGATATCAATAATACAGCTGTCCCATTTTCCTTAGCCTTGATTATTTGTTTGTGAATGAACTCAGTTGCACCTATATCAA
The DNA window shown above is from Tissierella sp. Yu-01 and carries:
- a CDS encoding ABC transporter permease, which translates into the protein MEDILSTTFLIALLSASIRLTVPILFAALGGMYSELSGVNNIGLEGIMLVGAFTGVVGSYYTESYWMGALFAVICGILIAAIFAYATVKIKINQIVSGVAINLLAVGLTSFFFRALFGITTVPITVNAFESLEIPLLSSIPIIGDVIFKQTILVYIAFILVPISAYILYRTSWGLNIRTVGEHPMAADTVGIPVDKVRTICVLLSGALGGLGGCFLSLGQFNMFVDNMVSGRGFIAVAAVIFGKWSPKGILLASILFGFADALQIRIQMTGLSIPYQFLLMFPYLLTIIAVTGIVGKTSAPKALGRPYEK
- a CDS encoding ABC transporter permease → MLKKLMLRTSNNLLLTIGIPILSVLLALLIGSILLLIINVNPLEAYKYLIFGNFTNIYNISEIFVKATPIILTGLAFTFAYRTGLFNIGADGQMFAGAIAAVYMGLKTGHLSPIISIPLCLVASIIAGAICGLIPGLLKGIFGSSEIIITIMLNYIAQYLVSYVVDKPLREASGFYPQTDLIGENAFLPYIVPNTRLHIGFIIALILAALVYLILWKTPFGYRLRAVGFNPDGAEYSGISIKKNIIISLVISGALAGVAGFTEINGIHHRLLDNFSRNVGFDGIAAALLGNTNPIGVVTASILLGMLQTGANAMQRGVGIPANIVSIIQALIILLVLFGNKLRPIIELKLNKKQEAE